A genomic stretch from Hydrogenimonas urashimensis includes:
- a CDS encoding RNA polymerase sigma factor FliA, translated as MRVKGYDDQIRHYQDELAVQYLPAVKAMAYRLKERLPRSIEFDDLVSIGAEELIKLARRYDKNQNDSFWGYGKTRVYGAMLDYLRSLDIVSRANRKLIKMIDEIISQYMDEHGVEPENSYIAAILNEDEQKIKEARRVAAIYNVLPLDDQLESEQKDTFSRIEQEELIEKIMEVLETMPKRDQMIMQMYYFEELTYKEISEILDITPSRISQVHKRVITKIRESIG; from the coding sequence ATGAGGGTGAAAGGATACGACGACCAGATTCGCCATTATCAAGACGAACTCGCGGTGCAGTATCTTCCCGCTGTCAAGGCGATGGCATACCGCCTGAAAGAGCGGTTGCCGCGATCGATCGAATTCGACGATCTGGTCAGCATCGGTGCAGAGGAGCTGATCAAACTGGCACGCCGATACGACAAGAACCAGAACGACTCTTTCTGGGGATACGGAAAAACACGGGTGTACGGGGCGATGCTCGACTATCTACGCTCACTTGACATCGTCAGCCGGGCCAACCGCAAGCTGATCAAAATGATCGATGAAATCATTTCGCAGTACATGGACGAGCACGGCGTGGAGCCGGAAAATAGCTACATCGCCGCCATTTTGAACGAAGACGAACAGAAAATCAAGGAGGCGCGGCGGGTGGCGGCCATCTACAATGTCCTCCCCCTCGATGATCAGCTCGAGAGCGAACAGAAGGATACTTTCTCCCGGATTGAACAGGAGGAGCTGATCGAAAAGATCATGGAAGTACTCGAAACGATGCCCAAACGGGATCAGATGATCATGCAGATGTACTATTTCGAGGAGCTGACCTACAAAGAGATTTCGGAGATTCTCGATATCACGCCATCGAGAATTTCCCAGGTACACAAACGGGTCATAACCAAAATCAGAGAGAGTATAGGATAG
- the fliM gene encoding flagellar motor switch protein FliM: MADILSQEEIDALLEAVEDEGAPEALENEEEVFDQRQITLYDFKRPNRVSKEQLRAFRGIHDKMARSLASHISSVMRSIVEIQLHSVDQMTYGEFLMSLPSPTSFNVFSMKPLDGSGILEINPSIAFPMVDRLLGGTGEPYETTREFTDIELNLMDSILRIIMGTLKEAWAPVIEIFPNVESKESSPNVIQIVAQNEIVVMVVMEIVIGHSSGMMNICYPVITLESILNKLGSRDFMLTETNAKKSRNKELKALVGGARVNVHAYLGDAELSLRELLSLKKGDIIRLDRPADDTAVINADGKDRFIGKIGLRRFRKSLEVTELIIDEKDEVKEILQEIEHERMLRLARTLSDEEEVVNG; encoded by the coding sequence ATGGCGGATATTCTCAGCCAGGAAGAGATCGACGCCCTGCTTGAAGCGGTCGAGGACGAAGGGGCACCCGAAGCGCTTGAAAACGAAGAGGAGGTCTTCGACCAGCGGCAGATCACCCTCTACGATTTCAAGCGGCCCAACCGTGTCAGCAAAGAGCAACTCCGGGCATTCCGGGGTATCCATGACAAGATGGCACGCTCCCTGGCATCCCACATCTCTTCGGTGATGCGGTCAATCGTTGAAATCCAGCTCCATTCGGTAGATCAGATGACATACGGCGAATTCCTGATGAGCCTGCCCAGCCCTACCAGCTTCAACGTCTTTTCGATGAAACCGCTTGATGGCAGCGGCATTCTCGAGATCAACCCCTCCATCGCCTTTCCGATGGTTGACCGTCTGCTGGGAGGGACGGGAGAACCCTACGAAACGACACGGGAATTCACCGATATAGAGCTCAACCTGATGGATTCGATTCTTCGCATTATCATGGGAACCCTCAAGGAGGCATGGGCGCCCGTCATCGAGATTTTTCCCAATGTCGAGTCGAAGGAGTCGAGCCCCAACGTCATACAGATCGTCGCCCAGAACGAGATCGTCGTGATGGTAGTGATGGAGATCGTCATCGGCCACTCCAGCGGGATGATGAATATCTGCTATCCGGTTATCACCCTGGAATCGATTCTGAACAAACTGGGGAGCCGAGATTTCATGCTCACCGAAACGAATGCCAAAAAGAGTCGCAACAAGGAACTCAAAGCGCTTGTGGGGGGAGCACGGGTCAATGTCCACGCCTATCTCGGTGATGCGGAATTGAGCCTCAGAGAGCTTTTGAGCCTCAAGAAAGGCGACATCATACGCCTCGACAGGCCCGCCGATGACACGGCGGTCATCAATGCCGACGGGAAGGACCGGTTCATTGGAAAAATCGGGCTGCGGCGTTTCAGAAAGTCTCTGGAGGTGACGGAACTCATCATCGATGAAAAGGATGAGGTCAAGGAGATTCTGCAGGAGATAGAGCACGAGCGGATGCTGCGGCTGGCAAGAACTTTGAGCGATGAAGAGGAGGTCGTCAATGGCTGA
- a CDS encoding P-loop NTPase: MSTQAKGLQALVDTRQPSGGSTQVVAITSGKGGVGKSTLSANIAYVLAKRGYKVGIMDADIGLANLDVMFNVRAEKNILHVLKGEATFEEIIVPLEENLWLIPGESGDEILKFSDATIVSRFIDEAQMLENLDFLIIDTGAGIGDTIQMFIEAADDVVVVTVPDPAAITDAYAMVKVVSKIRRRIKMVVNQVKNVKEGEKIFDTIQKVAAGNIGDELELELLGTVRSDAYVARSVKQRVLVCKELANIGPAGDIEAVAMHLGDKKEQKMLEGQKASGIGTFFRRLLGQF, encoded by the coding sequence ATGAGTACCCAGGCAAAAGGGCTTCAGGCGCTGGTGGATACGAGGCAGCCTTCCGGCGGTTCGACACAGGTTGTCGCGATTACGAGCGGCAAGGGCGGTGTGGGCAAAAGCACGCTGAGTGCCAACATTGCCTACGTATTGGCGAAGCGTGGCTACAAGGTGGGTATCATGGATGCCGATATCGGCCTCGCGAATCTCGATGTGATGTTCAACGTGCGGGCGGAGAAGAATATTCTTCACGTCCTAAAGGGGGAAGCCACGTTCGAAGAGATTATCGTGCCGTTGGAGGAGAATCTCTGGCTCATTCCCGGAGAGAGCGGTGACGAGATTCTCAAATTTTCCGATGCGACGATCGTGAGTCGTTTCATCGACGAGGCACAGATGCTGGAGAATCTCGATTTTCTGATTATCGATACCGGTGCGGGCATCGGGGATACGATCCAGATGTTCATCGAAGCGGCCGACGATGTCGTCGTCGTGACCGTACCCGACCCTGCCGCCATCACCGACGCCTACGCGATGGTCAAAGTGGTCAGCAAGATCAGACGCCGGATCAAGATGGTTGTCAATCAGGTGAAAAACGTCAAAGAGGGAGAGAAGATTTTCGATACGATCCAGAAGGTCGCCGCCGGCAATATCGGGGATGAACTCGAGCTCGAACTGCTCGGGACGGTCCGCAGCGACGCCTACGTGGCCCGCAGTGTCAAACAGCGGGTACTGGTCTGCAAAGAGCTTGCCAATATCGGGCCGGCAGGGGATATAGAAGCCGTAGCCATGCATCTTGGCGACAAAAAGGAACAAAAAATGCTTGAAGGCCAGAAAGCGAGCGGTATCGGAACCTTTTTCAGGAGACTGCTGGGACAATTTTAA
- the flhF gene encoding flagellar biosynthesis protein FlhF, whose protein sequence is MKLMTFTAPTPAQALKAAQKECGEDALVVSTKQIRKKSLTQPALYEVVVAIEDVPKKDLSKKSKPAKRTVEKSGGKAMENPEEVLVNISEAARQISQIANVTRPEANRKAKFEVKEEPLSTADTKKEMEELKAIKGELLKLADKVKLIQNMVWEEKKPLSGAIPPEFAEIYRIAKTSGMDGMHLDEIMRLTLEHMPLQMRTSSDTVRRYFRTLLRKMVPIRLEQDLVPPQKKIMMLVGPTGVGKTTTLAKLAARYAYLMEKKYKVGIITLDTYRIGAVEQLMQYAKMMRIGIEAVVDPPEFLTALQTLQHMDIILIDTVGSSQYDKEKIDKLQQFLASNNDVGIDVNLVLGAPTKLEDLRTIYRNFSPLGIDTLIFTKLDETSGFGNIFSLVYETEKPVSYLSVGQEVPDDLMCADSDYLVECLMEGEAKKGEA, encoded by the coding sequence ATGAAATTGATGACCTTTACGGCCCCTACGCCCGCCCAGGCCCTCAAAGCGGCACAAAAAGAGTGCGGAGAGGATGCCCTTGTCGTCAGTACCAAACAGATCAGAAAAAAAAGCCTGACGCAGCCGGCACTCTACGAGGTGGTGGTGGCGATCGAGGATGTTCCGAAAAAGGATCTGTCAAAAAAGAGCAAACCTGCCAAAAGAACCGTTGAAAAAAGCGGGGGCAAGGCGATGGAGAACCCCGAAGAAGTGCTCGTCAATATTTCGGAGGCGGCGCGGCAAATTTCACAAATCGCCAATGTTACAAGGCCGGAGGCAAACCGAAAAGCGAAATTCGAGGTCAAAGAGGAACCGCTCAGCACCGCCGATACCAAAAAGGAGATGGAGGAGCTCAAAGCGATCAAAGGCGAACTTCTCAAGCTCGCCGACAAGGTCAAGCTGATCCAGAATATGGTTTGGGAAGAAAAGAAACCGCTTTCGGGCGCCATTCCCCCGGAGTTCGCCGAAATCTACCGCATCGCCAAAACGAGCGGGATGGATGGAATGCATCTGGACGAGATCATGCGTCTGACGCTGGAGCATATGCCGCTGCAGATGCGCACATCGTCCGACACGGTCCGGCGTTATTTCCGGACCCTCCTGCGAAAAATGGTACCGATCCGACTGGAGCAGGACCTGGTCCCGCCCCAGAAAAAGATCATGATGCTGGTGGGACCCACAGGTGTGGGAAAAACGACGACACTGGCGAAACTGGCGGCCCGGTACGCCTACTTGATGGAGAAGAAGTACAAAGTGGGCATCATCACCCTCGACACCTACCGTATCGGGGCGGTGGAGCAGCTGATGCAGTATGCGAAAATGATGCGCATCGGGATCGAAGCGGTTGTCGATCCGCCGGAGTTTCTCACGGCGCTTCAGACCCTTCAGCACATGGATATCATCCTGATCGACACAGTCGGAAGCAGCCAGTACGACAAGGAGAAGATCGACAAGCTGCAGCAGTTCCTCGCCTCCAACAATGACGTGGGAATCGATGTGAATCTGGTGCTTGGCGCACCGACGAAGCTGGAGGATCTGCGCACGATCTACCGGAACTTCTCTCCTCTTGGCATCGATACATTGATCTTCACGAAACTGGACGAGACGAGCGGATTCGGCAATATCTTCTCCCTCGTGTACGAGACGGAAAAACCGGTCAGCTATCTTTCTGTGGGTCAGGAAGTGCCCGATGACCTGATGTGTGCCGACAGCGACTATCTTGTGGAGTGCCTGATGGAGGGCGAAGCGAAAAAGGGTGAAGCATGA